One Williamsia phyllosphaerae genomic window, CCTGCCGCAGCGACGTGCCGAGGCAATCCGCTCCGGTGTCGCCGCCGCCGATGATGACGACCTTCTTGCCCTTGGCGGTGATGGGCGGCTGGCCGTCGGCGTCGGTGACGTCGTCGCCGAGCTGCACGCGGTTGGCCCAGGGCAGGAACTCCATGGCCTGGTAGATGCCCTCGAACTCACGGCCCGGGATGGGCAGGTCGCGCCAGTTGGTCGCGCCGTTGGCGAGCACCACCGCGTCGTAGTCGGCACGAAGCTGCTCGACGGTGATGTCGACACCGACGTTGACGCCGGTGGTGAACACCGTGCCCTCGGCCTCCATCTGCTCCATCCGCCGATCGATGTGGCGCTTCTCCATCTTGAACTCGGGGATCCCGTAGCGCAGCAGCCCGCCGATGCGGTCGGCCCGCTCGAGCACGGTCACATCGTGGCCGGCGCGCGTGAGCTGCTGTGCCGCAGCCATACCCGCGGGACCCGATCCGACCACGGCGACGGACTTGCCGGTCTTGACGGTCGGCATGACGGGACGAACCCAGCCCTGGTCGAACGCGTTGTTGATGAGCTCGACCTCGACCTGCTTGATGGTCACGGCGGGCTGGTTGATGCCCAGCACGCACGACGCCTCACACGGGGCCGGGCACAGCCGACCGGTGAACTCCGGGAAGTTGTTCGTCGCGTGCAGACGGTCGATGCCGTCCTCCCACTGGTCCTTGTAGACCAGGTCGTTCCACTCCGGGATCAGGTTGCCCAGCGGACAACCCATGTGACAGAACGGGATCCCGCAGTCCATGCAGCGGCTGGCCTGCTCGCGCAGGACCGTGCGATCAAAGTCCTCGTAGACCTCGCGCCAGTCCTGCAGACGCAGGTCGACCGGTCGCCGCTTCGGCAGTTCCCGCTCGGTGTGCTTGAGAAACCCTCGCTGATCAGCCACGTGCCGCCTCCATGATCGCCTCGTCCACGTTGCGGCCGTCCTTCTCTGCCGACTCGATCGCCGCGAGCACCTTCTTGAAGTCGCGCGGCATGACCTTGATGAACTTGTTCTTGGTGTTGTCCCAGTCGGCCAGGATGGCTGCGGCGACAGGTGAATCCGTCTCGTTACCGTGCTTGTCGATGATCCCGTGCAGGAACTCCAGGTCGTCGGAATCCAGCTCGTCGGGGTCGACCAACTCGGTGTTGAGGTTCTCGGGCAGCTTGCCGAACGGGTCGTAGACGAACGCGATACCGCCGGACATACCCGCCGCGAAGTTGCGGCCGGTGTCACCGAGCACCACGACGCGACCGCCGGTCATGTACTCACATCCGTGATCGCCTACGCCCTCGACGACCGCGATCGCACCGGAGTTGCGGACGCAGAACCGCTCGCCCACCACACCACGGAGCAGGATCTCCCCGCCGGTGGCGCCGAAGCCGATCACGTTGCCGGCGATGATGTTCTCCTCGGCGACGAACCCCTCGGGCGCGACGCGCGACGGACGGATCACGATGCGACCGCCGGAGAGGCCCTTGCCGACGAAGTCGTTGGCGTCGCCCTCGAGTCGCAGCGTGATGCCCTTGGGCAGGAACGCGCCGAAGCTGTTGCCCGCCGACCCGGTGAAGTCGATGATCACCGTGCCCTCGGGCAGACCGCTCGCCCCGTACACCTTGGTCACCTCGTGACCGAGCATCGTGCCGACGGTCCGGTTGACGTTCGAGATCGCCGACGTGAACGACACCCGCTCGCCCTTGTCGATGGCCGCCCGACTCTGTGCGATGAGCTGCTGATCGAGCGCCTTGTCCAGCGCGTGGTCCTGTCGGCCCGAGCAGTAGAGATCCTGGTTCATGAACGGCGAGTCCGCCTCGGCGAGGATCGGCGAGAGGTCGAGCTTGCCCGCCTTCGCGCCGCTCCAGTGTGCGAGTGCCTTGCCGGTGTCGAGGGCGGCGACCTGACCGACCGCCTCCTGCAGGGTGCGGAATCCCAGGCGCGCGAGCAACTCCCGCACCTCCTCGGCGATGAACATGAAGAAGTTCTCGACGAACTCCGGCTTGCCGGTGAACCGCTGACGCAGCAGCGGGTTCTGCGTCGCGACACCCACGGGGCAGGTGTCGAGGTGGCAGACCCGCATCATGATGCAGCCCGACACCACCAGCGGCGCGGTGGCGAAACCGAACTCCTCGCCGCCGAGCAGCGCGGCCACGACGACGTCGCGGCCGGTCTTGAGCTGGCCGTCGACCTGCACGACGATGCGATCACGGAGACCGTTGAGCAGCAACGTCTGCTGGGTCTCGGCGAGGCCGAGCTCCCACGGTGCGCCGGCGTGCTTCTCCGACGTCAACGGGGTGGCACCGGTGCCACCGTCGTGACCGGAGATGAGCACCACATCGGCGTGCGCCTTGGAGACACCCGCGGCGACCGTGCCGACTCCGACCTCGGAGACCAGCTTCACGTGGATGCGGGCCGCCGGGTTGGCGTTCTTCAGGTCGTGGATCAGCTGAGCGAGATCCTCGATCGAGTAGATGTCGTGGTGCGGCGGCGGCGAGATCAGACCGACGCCGGGCGTCGAGCCACGGACCTCGGCGACCCACGGGTACACCTTGTGCGGCGGCAGCTGGCCACCCTCGCCGGGCTTCGCGCCCTGCGCCATCTTGATCTGGATATCGGTGCAGTTGGTCAGGTAGTGCGACGAGACGCCGAAGCGTCCCGACGCGACCTGCTTGATCGCGCTGCGCCGCCAGTCGCCGTTCTCGTCCCGATCGAAGCGATCGACGCTCTCGCCGCCCTCACCGGAGTTGGACCGGCCACCGAGACGGTTCATCGCGATGGCGAGGGTCTCATGCGCCTCGGCGGAGATCGAGCCGAAGCTCATCGCGCCGGTGGAGAAACGCTTCACGATCTCCGACGCCGGCTCGACCTTGTCGATCGGGATCGGGTCACGGTCACCGAAGTTGAACTCGAACAGACCGCGCAGCGACGCCATGCGCGTCGACTGGTCGTCGATCAGCTTCGTGTACTCCTTGAACACCTTGTACTGCCCGGTGCGGGTCGCGTGCTGCAACTTGAACACGGTGTCCGGGTTGAACAGGTGGTACTCGCCCTCACGGCGCCACTGGTACTCGCCGCCGACCTCGAGCTCGCGGTGTGCGCGCTCCTCGGGGCGGGCCTGGAAGGCCAGGTTGTGCCGGGAGGCGACGTCGGCGGCGATCTCGTCGAGACCGATTCCGTCGAGGTGGCTCTGCAGGCCGGTGAAGAACTCGTCGACGGTGTCCTGCGAGATGCCGATGACCTGGAACAGCTGCGCGCCGGTGTAGGAGGCGAGCGTCGAGATGCCCATCTTGGACATCACCTTGAGCACGCCCTTGCCCGCGGCCTTGACGTAGTTGGCCTGGGCGGTGGCGAAGTCGATGTCTCCGAGCACGCCGCGCTCGACCATGTCCTCGATGGACTCGAGTGCCATGTACGGGTTGATCGCGGCGGCACCGAAGCCGACCAGGCACGCCATGTGGTGCACCTCGCGGGCGTCACCCGCCTCGACGAGCAGACCGACCTGGGTGCGCGTCTTCTCGCGCACCAGGTGGTGGTGCACCGCCGAGGTCAGCAGCAGCGACGGGATGGGGGCCATCGTCTCGTCGGACTCGCGGTCGGACAGCACGATGAGGCGGACCCCGTCGGCGATCGCCGCGGAGACCTGGGAGCGCACGTCGTCGAGCGCCGCACGCAGACCGGCACCGCCGTCGGCGACCGTGTACAGACCACGGATCTGGACGCTGCGGAAGTCGGGGTAGTTGCCGTCGTCGTTGATGCGGACCAGCTTCGCCAGCGCGTCGTTGTCGAGGATCGGCTGTGCGAGAGCGATCTGACGGCAGGAGTCGGCGGTCGGGTTGAGGAGGTCGCCCTCCTTGCCGATGGTGACGCCGATGCTGGTGACGACCTCTTCGCGGATCGCGTCCAGCGGCGGGTTGGTCACCTGGGCGAACCGCTGCTGGAAGTAGTCGAACAACGTGCGCGAGCGCTGCGAGAGCACCGCGATCGGGGTGTCGGTGCCCATCGACCCGATCGCCTCGGCGCCGGCCTTGGCCATCGGGGTGACGAGCAGGTTGAGCTCCTCGGTGGTGTACCCGAAGACCTGCTGGCGCAGGCGGACCCGATCGTGCGGCATGTGGGTGTGCGGACGATCCGGCAGATCGTCGAGCGCGAGGAAACCCTCGTCGAGCCACTGCTGGTACGGGTGCAGCGAGGCGAGTTCGTCCTTGATCTCGGCGTCGTCGACGATCCGACCCTGATCGGTGTCGACCAGGAACATGCGACCCGGCTGCAGACGCAGCTTCTGCACCACGTCTGCGGGATCGATGTCGAGGACACCGACCTCCGACGCCATGACGACGAGTCCGTCCTTGGTGACCCAGATCCGGCTGGGGCGCAGGCCGTTACGGTCGAGGACCGCGCCGACGACGGTGCCGTCGGTGAAGCAGACCGAGGCCGGTCCGTCCCAGGCCTCCATGAGCGTGGAGTGGTACTGGTAGAACGCCCGGTGCTCGGGCTTCATGCTCTCGTGACGCTCCCAGGCCTCCGGGATCATCATCAGCACGGCGTGAGGCAACGACCGTCCACCCAGGTGCAGCAGCTCGAGAACTTCGTCGAAACGTGCTGTGTCCGAGGCGCCCTCGGTGCACACCGGGAAGATCTTCTCCGATGTGCCCGCGCCGAAGACGGAGGTGTCGATGAGGGCCTCGCGGGCGCGCATCCAGTTCTCGTTGCCGGTGACGGTGTTGATCTCACCGTTGTGCGCGATCCGACGGAACGGGTGCGCCAGCGGCCACGACGGGAAGGTGTTGGTGGAGAAGCGCGAATGGACCAGGCCCAGCGCGCTCTCGAGCCGGGAGTCCTGCAGATCGAGGTAGAAACCGCGCAGCTGCGGGGTGGTGAGCATGCCCTTGTAGACGAACGTGCGGCCCGAGAGGCTCGGGAAGTACACGGTCTCGCGACCGGGGCCGTCCTGCCCGGCACCCTTGGTGCCGAGTTCGGTCTCGACGCGCTTGCGCACGACGAACGCGCGCCGCTCGAGTTCGTCGCCGGATGCGCCGGTGATGAAGAGCTGGCGGAAGGTGGGCATCGCGTCGCGGGCGAGGGCACCGAGCGACGAGTCGTCGATCGGGACGTCGCGCCAGCCGATGACCGTCAGGCCCTCGGCCTCGACGATCTTCTCGACCGACTCGCACGCGGTCTTGGCGTCGAGCGAACCCTGCGGGAGGAACGCGATGCCGGTGGCGTAGGACCCCTCGGGCGGCAGCTCGGTGTCGATGACGGCACGCAGGAAGCTGTCCGGGACCTGGATCATGATCCCGGCGCCGTCACCGGTGTTCGGCTCGGCGCCCGCGGCGCCACGGTGTTCGAGGTTCACCAGGGCGGTG contains:
- the gltB gene encoding glutamate synthase large subunit, which gives rise to MKQAPRPVGQRYPSPQGLYHPANEHDSCGVAFVVDMHGRRSRDIVDKAITALVNLEHRGAAGAEPNTGDGAGIMIQVPDSFLRAVIDTELPPEGSYATGIAFLPQGSLDAKTACESVEKIVEAEGLTVIGWRDVPIDDSSLGALARDAMPTFRQLFITGASGDELERRAFVVRKRVETELGTKGAGQDGPGRETVYFPSLSGRTFVYKGMLTTPQLRGFYLDLQDSRLESALGLVHSRFSTNTFPSWPLAHPFRRIAHNGEINTVTGNENWMRAREALIDTSVFGAGTSEKIFPVCTEGASDTARFDEVLELLHLGGRSLPHAVLMMIPEAWERHESMKPEHRAFYQYHSTLMEAWDGPASVCFTDGTVVGAVLDRNGLRPSRIWVTKDGLVVMASEVGVLDIDPADVVQKLRLQPGRMFLVDTDQGRIVDDAEIKDELASLHPYQQWLDEGFLALDDLPDRPHTHMPHDRVRLRQQVFGYTTEELNLLVTPMAKAGAEAIGSMGTDTPIAVLSQRSRTLFDYFQQRFAQVTNPPLDAIREEVVTSIGVTIGKEGDLLNPTADSCRQIALAQPILDNDALAKLVRINDDGNYPDFRSVQIRGLYTVADGGAGLRAALDDVRSQVSAAIADGVRLIVLSDRESDETMAPIPSLLLTSAVHHHLVREKTRTQVGLLVEAGDAREVHHMACLVGFGAAAINPYMALESIEDMVERGVLGDIDFATAQANYVKAAGKGVLKVMSKMGISTLASYTGAQLFQVIGISQDTVDEFFTGLQSHLDGIGLDEIAADVASRHNLAFQARPEERAHRELEVGGEYQWRREGEYHLFNPDTVFKLQHATRTGQYKVFKEYTKLIDDQSTRMASLRGLFEFNFGDRDPIPIDKVEPASEIVKRFSTGAMSFGSISAEAHETLAIAMNRLGGRSNSGEGGESVDRFDRDENGDWRRSAIKQVASGRFGVSSHYLTNCTDIQIKMAQGAKPGEGGQLPPHKVYPWVAEVRGSTPGVGLISPPPHHDIYSIEDLAQLIHDLKNANPAARIHVKLVSEVGVGTVAAGVSKAHADVVLISGHDGGTGATPLTSEKHAGAPWELGLAETQQTLLLNGLRDRIVVQVDGQLKTGRDVVVAALLGGEEFGFATAPLVVSGCIMMRVCHLDTCPVGVATQNPLLRQRFTGKPEFVENFFMFIAEEVRELLARLGFRTLQEAVGQVAALDTGKALAHWSGAKAGKLDLSPILAEADSPFMNQDLYCSGRQDHALDKALDQQLIAQSRAAIDKGERVSFTSAISNVNRTVGTMLGHEVTKVYGASGLPEGTVIIDFTGSAGNSFGAFLPKGITLRLEGDANDFVGKGLSGGRIVIRPSRVAPEGFVAEENIIAGNVIGFGATGGEILLRGVVGERFCVRNSGAIAVVEGVGDHGCEYMTGGRVVVLGDTGRNFAAGMSGGIAFVYDPFGKLPENLNTELVDPDELDSDDLEFLHGIIDKHGNETDSPVAAAILADWDNTKNKFIKVMPRDFKKVLAAIESAEKDGRNVDEAIMEAARG
- a CDS encoding glutamate synthase subunit beta → MADQRGFLKHTERELPKRRPVDLRLQDWREVYEDFDRTVLREQASRCMDCGIPFCHMGCPLGNLIPEWNDLVYKDQWEDGIDRLHATNNFPEFTGRLCPAPCEASCVLGINQPAVTIKQVEVELINNAFDQGWVRPVMPTVKTGKSVAVVGSGPAGMAAAQQLTRAGHDVTVLERADRIGGLLRYGIPEFKMEKRHIDRRMEQMEAEGTVFTTGVNVGVDITVEQLRADYDAVVLANGATNWRDLPIPGREFEGIYQAMEFLPWANRVQLGDDVTDADGQPPITAKGKKVVIIGGGDTGADCLGTSLRQGAEIVHQFEIMPRPPEERAEATPWPTYPLMFRVSSAHEEGGERVFSVNTEKFVGSDGKVTGLSAHEVVMSGGKFEKVEDSEFELECDLVLLAMGFVGPEREDFLDKLGVDYNERGNVVRDDNFATTVPGVFVAGDAGRGQSLIVWAIAEGRSAAAGADKYLSEQTFLPAPIHPTMAPQR